From one Trifolium pratense cultivar HEN17-A07 linkage group LG1, ARS_RC_1.1, whole genome shotgun sequence genomic stretch:
- the LOC123922611 gene encoding uncharacterized protein LOC123922611, translated as MSLVSSMDNMACNKVQHVRKAKKKQVKDELDRLKQAEKKKRRLEKALATSAAIISELEKKKQKKKEEQQRLDEEGAAIAEAVALHVLLGEDADDSYKVDCKTWDDYNHNLEFFMGGKRACFPNLDGGTWSVTAENGKWSISSGPFENNLHEPIYEEARWDPTRFSVDLIAAQAVRSLQIAENADEDRILF; from the coding sequence ATGTCGTTGGTAAGTTCAATGGATAACATGGCATGTAATAAAGTGCAACATGTGAGGAAGGCAAAGAAGAAGCAGGTCAAAGATGAGCTGGATCGTCTTAAACAGgctgaaaagaaaaagagacgGTTGGAAAAAGCTCTAGCTACTTCTGCTGCCATCATATCGGAACTGGAaaaaaagaaacagaagaagaaagaagaacaaCAGAGACTTGATGAAGAGGGTGCTGCAATTGCAGAAGCTGTCGCTCTACATGTTCTACTCGGTGAAGACGCAGATGATTCATATAAGGTTGACTGCAAGACCTGGGATGATTATAATCATAATCTTGAGTTCTTCATGGGTGGGAAAAGAGCTTGCTTTCCGAATCTAGATGGTGGTACATGGTCCGTCACTGCTGAAAATGGCAAGTGGTCTATCTCGTCCGGTCCTTTTGAAAACAACTTGCACGAACCAATTTACGAAGAAGCAAGATGGGATCCTACAAGATTTTCTGTTGATCTTATAGCAGCACAAGCAGTTAGATCACTCCAAATTGCAGAGAATGCAGATGAGGATAGGATACTCTTCTAA